The Leishmania panamensis strain MHOM/PA/94/PSC-1 chromosome 32 sequence genome window below encodes:
- a CDS encoding hypothetical protein (TriTrypDB/GeneDB-style sysID: LpmP.32.1340): protein MVKPSEVPATMPEMDILNAQQEAAIEEFLAKVDERYRGKVPYCIARENTHERRRMFGYKALKARKWKVAHALEMVEKTVAFRAQHGIDKWKLFPCAFPLRGFEEEKLCSMLTELPGGAHLFPREGVTEVDRCYRALQSSYVNVYHYWDKGGHPVLYDCCGQADVTEILREVARITPLGKSLVDVIVPYHLYMNEVQYYLVRYGDKLLKETGGQALMGITVIIDMEGISFKVVQKRFIQIIRAIFDIDQAYYPEMLHRLFILNAPSFFRMVYVLVKGSLDENTRSKVLLSTDKKEGEEILKRVIEEDKIPRALGGTCSCDGGCLPRYAKPNGGSHCGTNEVDTHISPGDGPTETVGISKGKQFVRICELDSGDHFTWEFVVDGMHEVLFSVAFSPSVEVQSGGRSSACWNGVVAPSATTTATSVSVPNPASRCTSKESRDNRTVLIIKDGKVPLDADSFVATEQGTLTLTWSNKAAWLHARQVHFRVWHHKCTL, encoded by the coding sequence ATGGTAAAGCCGTCCGAAGTGCCGGCGACGATGCCGGAGATGGACATTCTCAACGCTCAGCAAGAGGCGGCCATCGAGGAGTTTCTAGCGAAGGTGGATGAGCGGTACCGTGGAAAGGTGCCATACTGCATCGCACGTGAAAATACCCATGAGCGCCGGCGTATGTTTGGCTACAAGGCGCTAAAGGCTCGAAAGTGGAAAGTCGCGCATGCGCTGGAGATGGTGGAGAAGACGGTGGCGTTTCGTGCGCAGCACGGCATCGACAAATGGAAGCTGTTCCCCtgcgcctttcctctccgcggattcgaggaggagaaactgTGTAGCATGCTCACGGAGCTGCCAGGCGGTgcccacctctttcctcggGAAGGCGTCACGGAGGTGGACCGCTGCTACCGTGCACTGCAGAGTTCTTATGTGAACGTGTACCATTACTGGGACAAGGGGGGCCACCCGGTGCTCTACGACTGCTGCGGTCAAGCAGATGTGACAGAGATTCTTCGTGAGGTCGCCCGCATCACCCCTCTCGGCAAGTCGCTCGTCGATGTGATTGTCCCGTATCACCTGTACATGAACGAGGTGCAGTACTACTTGGTTCGGTATGGGGACAAGTTGTTAAAGGAGACCGGCGGCCAGGCTCTCATGGGGATCACCGTCATCATCGATATGGAGGGGATCAGCTTCAAGGTTGTGCAGAAGCGCTTCATTCAAATTATCCGCGCCATCTTCGACATTGATCAAGCCTACTATCCAGAGATGCTTCACCGTCTCTTCATACTCAACGCCCCCTCGTTTTTCCGAATGGTCTACGTCTTGGTGAAAGGCAGCCTAGATGAAAACACGCGGTCCAAGGTGCTCCTCAGCACAGAcaagaaggaaggggaagaaatCCTCAAGCGCGTCATTGAGGAAGACAAAATTCCGCGAGCGCTGGGGGGCACCTGCAGCTGTGACGGCGGCTGCCTTCCACGCTACGCAAAGCCGAATGGTGGCAGCCACTGCGGCACAAATGAGGTGGACACCCATATCTCTCCCGGCGATGGTCCTACAGAGACAGTGGGCATCAGCAAGGGCAAGCAATTCGTACGCATCTGTGAGCTGGACTCTGGTGACCACTTCACGTGGGAGTTCGTTGTTGATGGCATGCACGAGGTGCTTTTCTCTGTCGCGTTCTCACCGTCCGTTGAGGTGCAGAGCGGCGGCCGTAGCAGCGCGTGCTGGAACGGTGTTGTTGCACCTAGCGCGACGACGACTGCCACGAGCGTCTCAGTCCCTAACCCTGCAAGCCGTTGCACGTCCAAGGAGAGTAGAGACAACCGCACGGTGTTGATCATCAAGGATGGAAAGGTACCGTTGGACGCCGACTCTTTTGTCGCCACTGAGCAGGGAACGCTGACGCTGACGTGGAGCAATAAGGCGGCGTGGTTGCACGCTCGTCAGGTACATTTTCGGGTGTGGCACCATAAATGCACCCTGTAA
- a CDS encoding hypothetical protein (TriTrypDB/GeneDB-style sysID: LpmP.32.1350): MIGTRSPAVEGAHAYKDSDLLSSTTDCIQLSSKDENCVTEAIKVLQQTLKKSTVNSGTSTTSTDEATDSGIAVEHLADFSHGLMPGEARYIVYRYLKANDMNIPRALESMTRSTERRKKQSINKMALFPCLIPMKGFDQRSICDELGLPFINNISTSMRCLDAEGRLQLEREQLNDCNVHHEELYANLMTPEGTAMSGPTNRELSDRLSSESSESRSPAASSSVLTADRANGKSTLERDDSAETQRAVESENGHSPSSERRGKGNGSKHSGSMWRSLLSLIPFDRFKSTTRSPNSSISPLQRRSSMATETRRHSRFHSILSLSSGRSDGEEEQLETAGLNEMEFLNTAGAAVPPPETPNTLYADCLNFHGILEPIVAVITKHVPFAFHYWDLEGHPAMYCRLGGMDSKKLMQELFGLTPIDAEPRALAVLFNTYALLVVEQLIRYCNRRNRGSDEGCNALLSPPQRESGEDQDRASSSPLSTGSLGQKKPRVGSCIIVIDCAGLKVRRCLYKPLFVMVRSIVRMNTYHFPELVHHVYVTNCTNVVSWSYLMWRGILAKTTRAKVTFCSKHNTAATLCENISRSFVPQELGGECQCPGGCIPSVAVSFSGANSSPLSRSNLDVQSSPSTQIGESSTDQATQWFGEEALVPRHLLCTAKRLVLKARESRKLSFAMNEGSEIIWEFAVKHRRDVTFSAVFISADNDGAMLSLVPRRRVQNEAGHYICSSIGTAIFEWSNKHSFFSRCQLSLKVYHEDVSVASV, encoded by the coding sequence ATGATCGGCACACGGTCACCGGCGGTCGAGGGAGCCCATGCCTACAAGGATAGCGACCTCCTTTCGTCTACCACAGACTGCATCCAACTCAGTAGCAAGGACGAGAATTGCGTGACTGAGGCGATCAAGGTCCTCCAGCAAACCTTGAAGAAATCTACGGTGAATAGCGGTACGTCGACAACGTCCACAGACGAGGCCACCGACAGCGGGATTGCCGTGGAGCATCTTGCCGATTTTTCGCACGGGCTGATGCCTGGCGAGGCGCGCTACATTGTCTACCGGTACCTAAAGGCCAATGATATGAACATTCCAAGGGCCCTCGAGAGTATGACGCGGTCAACTGAGCGGCGCAAGAAGCAGAGCATCAACAAAATGGCGCTGTTCCCTTGTCTTATCCCCATGAAAGGGTTTGACCAACGGTCGATATGCGATGAGCTAGGGCTTCCTTTCATTAACAACATCTCTACCAGCATGCGCTGCCTGGACGCTGAAGGACGACTTCAACTCGAACGCGAGCAGCTCAACGACTGCAACGTGCATCACGAGGAGCTTTACGCCAACCTCATGACCCCTGAAGGGACAGCCATGTCAGGGCCGACGAACCGCGAGCTCAGCGATCGCCTCTCGTCAGAATCATCTGAAAGTAGATCACCGGCagcttcctcctccgtgctCACCGCTGACCGTGCTAACGGGAAGTCAACCCTCGAGAGGGATGACAGCGCAGAGACGCAGCGAGCCGTCGAGTCAGAGAACGGCCACTCGCCCTCCAGCGAGCGGAGGGGCAAGGGCAATGGGAGCAAACATAGCGGATCGATGTGGCGCTCTCTCTTATCTCTCATTCCCTTTGACCGCTTTAAGAGCACTACCCGTTCGCCAAACTCGTCAATCTCCCCGCTGCAGAGAAGGTCTAGCATGGCCACCGAAACGAGGAGACACAGCCGCTTCCACTCTATCCTCTCCCTGAGCAGCGGGAGGAgtgacggagaagaggagcagctggagacgGCAGGGTTGAATGAGATGGAATTCCTCAACACGGCAGGTGcagccgtgccgccgccggaaACACCGAACACTCTGTACGCTGACTGCCTCAACTTTCATGGTATATTGGAGCCGATCGTTGCAGTCATTACAAAGCACGTGCCATTCGCATTTCACTACTGGGACCTTGAGGGACATCCTGCCATGTACTGCCGCCTTGGTGGAATGGACTCGAAGAAACTGATGCAGGAGTTGTTTGGGCTCACCCCGATCGATGCTGAGCCACGCGCACTGGCGGTGCTGTTTAACACGTACGCTTTACTGGTGGTCGAGCAGCTCATCCGCTACTGCAACCGCCGAAACCGTGGAAGCGACGAGGGTTGCAATGCCCTCCTGTCCCCACCACAGCGCGAGAGTGGAGAGGACCAGGACCGTGCATCATCATCACCCTTGAGCACCGGAAGCCTCGGTCAGAAAAAGCCACGTGTCGGCTCATGTATCATCGTCATCGACTGCGCTGGACTGAAGGTTCGACGATGCCTGTACAAGCCGCTGTTTGTGATGGTACGCTCGATTGTGCGAATGAACACGTACCACTTTCCAGAGCTGGTGCACCACGTCTACGTTACCAACTGCACGAACGTCGTGAGTTGGTCCTATTTGATGTGGCGAGGGATACtggcgaagacgacgagaGCAAAGGTCACCTTTTGTAGTAAACACAACACAGCTGCCACACTGTGCGAGAACATCAGCAGAAGCTTTGTGCCGCAGGAGCTGGGGGGCGAGTGCCAATGTCCTGGAGGCTGTATTCCGTCCGTTGCTGTATCGTTCAGCGGCGCGAACTCGTCTCCACTCAGTCGCAGCAACCTCGACGTGCAGTCGAGTCCTTCGACGCAAATcggcgagagcagcacgGATCAGGCGACTCAGTGGTTTGGTGAGGAGGCACTTGTCCCTCGCCATCTCCTCTGCACTGCCAAGCGGCTTGTGCTGAAGGCGCGAGAATCACGCAAGCTGTCTTTCGCGATGAACGAGGGGAGCGAGATCATTTGGGAGTTTGCGGTAAAGCACAGGCGCGACGTCACCTTCTCGGCTGTCTTTATTTCTGCCGACAACGACGGCGCGATGCTGTCGCTGGTGCCGCGTCGTCGAGTGCAGAATGAGGCGGGCCATTATATCTGCTCCTCCATCGGCACAGCCATCTTCGAGTGGAGCAACAAGCACAGTTTCTTCAGTAGATGCCAACTGAGCTTGAAGGTGTACCATGAGGATGTTTCTGTCGCCTCTGTGtga
- a CDS encoding RNA polymerase-like protein, putative (TriTrypDB/GeneDB-style sysID: LpmP.32.1360) gives MFYKIVLQRTVNVKPADLCNTLNRSLLTFLREAVEGKPLPSPDSVASIALDFVTASKSSAVVIAVLDILNAETLQGKVLDDGSVTFRLTYEAMVLKLHRGEVLDLLVSDVDETGFWASVYGVNKLFVNRNQMGEDVKTGALEWSFEAETAAWVSNDDRHSIKKDTMVRLRVIAETPQSERGMAVGTIGAPFLGPRIGSY, from the coding sequence atgTTCTACAAGATAGTTCTTCAGCGCACGGTAAATGTAAAGCCGGCAGACCTGTGCAACACCCTGAATCGCAGTCTTCTGACCTTCCTGCGGGAGGCAGTCGAGGGAAAACCGCTTCCGTCGCCGGACAGCGTCGCCAGTATCGCGCTCGACTTCGTCACGGCAAGCAAGTCCTCTGCGGTGGTGATTGCCGTGCTCGATATCCTCAAtgcggagacgctgcagggcAAGGTGCTGGATGACGGAAGCGTGACGTTCCGGCTTACCTATGAGGCGATGGTGCTGAAGCTGCACCGAGGGGAGGTGCTCGACCTGCTGGTCAGTGATGTGGACGAGACCGGCTTCTGGGCGAGCGTTTATGGGGTCAATAAGCTTTTCGTGAATCGAAACCAAATGGGCGAAGATGTGAAAACAGGCGCTTTGGAGTGGTCTTTCGAGGCGGAAACGGCTGCGTGGGTCAGCAACGACGATCGCCACTCCATCAAGAAGGATACgatggtgcggctgcgcgtgATTGCCGAAACCCCGCAATCTGAGCGTGGTATGGCGGTAGGCACCATCGGTGCTCCGTTTCTGGGCCCACGTATCGGCAGCTATTAG
- a CDS encoding protein kinase, putative (TriTrypDB/GeneDB-style sysID: LpmP.32.1370) has translation MSASDIRLDVNYEKGAGDLKMHGYWIYPPVTHNSTINADQSSNSDTDCHGSGTGGAVGTVRGDIAASVWCSDPEMPLPLFFKPLVEDDIEGGGSSDSIAKAAPELLRKESASSLMSHSPLEMDGVANDRRRNNSLSSTSTPDGSEGSFPYLDEEVLGDLGDVIGYGGDRGSFVCRVPLAPLLHSWREAPSFAWTPALLDASHFSEKAYKKYPTRISKDELSFVSTAYRCARNSEHCQSTSSPFLSPEEAHYAALHLVLPDAVVLARGEQVGLLMPLYNCSLKEHLQSLGHPTYLGCGASSMPGSLTLSNNTNLYAKDADNTALGSLHRSAFRFTAAYHPVESIQVISAIVFQMLEAVAFLNHRLPHGDGSTGYTHNDLHLDNILLSYDGDVALCDFELVASTPTPSRTIDVRRLPPSSRQSPHGLFSESADTWAFGLMVVNLLTGVDPLFTSDIVNDFSDGPLLFRWDRSPCVLDWEANIKAHVEFLLRSQDSTGQRLEEARHLLQLCSKCLVNREGTEPLRAVSLLEEPMFLPYRRDFNLARRTVKEWIGNTRWACRRR, from the coding sequence ATGAGCGCGAGCGACATTCGCCTAGACGTCAACTACGAAAAAGGTGCTGGGGATCTAAAAATGCATGGGTACTGGATTTACCCACCAGTCACTCATAACTCCACCATAAACGCGGATCAAAGTAGCAACAGCGACACCGACTGCCATGGAAGCGGTACTGGGGGGGCTGTGGGGACCGTCAGGGGTGACATTGCCGCGTCAGTGTGGTGCTCAGACCCGGAAATGCCCCTCCCGCTATTCTTCAAGCCACTCGTGGAGGACGATAtcgagggcggcggcagcagtgacagcaTCGCCAAAGCAGCCCCGGAGCTTCTTCGCAAGGAGAGCGCAAGCAGTCTCATGAGCCACTCACCACTGGAAATGGACGGTGTGGCAAACGATCGACGCCGCAACAACTCGCTTTCTTCAACTTCGACCCCTGATGGCAGCGAAGGGAGTTTTCCGTACCTTGACGAGGAGGTACTCGGCGATTTGGGCGATGTGATTGGCTATGGCGGCGACCGCGGCTCTTTTGTGTGTCGCGTGccactggcgccgctgctgcactcgtggagagaggcgccgaGTTTCGCTTGGACGCCGGCACTCCTGGATGCCTCGCACTTCTCGGAGAAGGCCTACAAGAAGTACCCGACACGCATCTCAAAGGACGAACTCTCGTTTGTGTCAACGGCGTACCGATGTGCCCGCAACAGCGAGCATTGTCAGAGCACTAGCAGCCCTTTTCTGTCCCCAGAGGAGGCCCACTacgccgcgctgcacctGGTCTTACCCGATGCCGTGGTGCTAGCCCGTGGAGAGCAGGTCGGGCTGCTCATGCCGCTGTACAACTGCAGCCTTAAGGAGCATCTTCAGAGCCTGGGACATCCCACATATTTGGGGTGCGGTGCCTCAAGCATGCCGGGCTCACTGACCCTCTCGAACAACACCAACCTGTACGCCAAGGATGCCGACAACACCGCACTCGGTAGTCTACACCGCAGCGCATTTCGCTTTACTGCAGCCTATCACCCAGTTGAGTCGATTCAAGTTATCTCCGCTATCGTCTTCCAGATGCTCGAGGCGGTTGCCTTCCTCAATCACCGCCTACCCCATGGCGACGGCTCCACTGGGTACACCCATAATGACCTTCATCTCGACAACATCCTGCTCTCCTACGACGGCGATGTAGCCCTCTGCGACTTTGAACTCGTCGCATCCACGCCCACACCGTCGCGCACCATCGATGTACGCCgtttgcctccctcctcacggCAGTCGCCGCACGGTCTCTTCAGCGAGTCGGCCGACACGTGGGCCTTTGGGCTCATGGTGGTGAATCTGCTCACTGGTGTGGaccccctcttcacctcgGACATTGTTAATGATTTCAGCGATGGCCCGCTACTCTTTCGCTGGGATCGCAGCCCATGTGTTCTGGACTGGGAGGCAAACATCAAGGCGCATGTGGAGTTCCTGCTGCGGAGTCAGGATTCAACTGGGCAGCgactggaggaggcgcgtcACCTCTTGCAGCTCTGTAGCAAATGCCTGGTCAATCGCGAAGGCACCGAGCCGCTGCGCGCCGTTTCCCTGCTCGAGGAGCCGATGTTTCTCCCCTACCGTCGCGACTTTAACCTCGCCAGACGTACGGTGAAGGAGTGGATTGGCAACACGCGCTGGGCATGTCGCAGAAGGTAA
- a CDS encoding polypeptide deformylase-like protein, putative (TriTrypDB/GeneDB-style sysID: LpmP.32.1380): protein MRRCMPWCRLVCGGSRLLREDANTRSEPTTGSSSFKQAVEEKLEKEFQELGRVACYPHRSMTRPVMLVPTSQILSPLFMSSLMDLKQLATNLHCLSFSAPKAHWDAAVMLIKSNPDEVEYEVWVNPSVPGYDDRNAVAPMYGMWENCISCGTATAWVVRPQRITCRGYNEHGREKVQVLDGMRARCLMHELDHLMGKTIFHQTMGPEFVVSSVAMAQRHLWPANFPSAEAYVTIPGQFFDYVQNTTVIPPGMEWWYAQNMRNEFGNERIEP, encoded by the coding sequence ATGCGTCGCTGCATGCCGTGGTGTCGCCTCGTGTGCGGAggcagccgcctcctccgcgaaGACGCCAATACACGAAGTGAGCCGACGACCGGCTCGTCTAGCTTCAAACAGGCGGTTGAGGAAAAACTTGAGAAGGAGTTTCAGGAGCTCGGGCGCGTCGCGTGCTATCCTCATCGCTCCATGACCAGACCAGTAATGCTCGTACCGACGTCGCAGAttctctctccgcttttCATGTCCAGTCTCATGGACCTGAAGCAGTTAGCGACAAACCTGCACTGTCTGTCCTTCAGTGCCCCCAAGGCGCACTGGGACGCGGCAGTGATGCTCATCAAAAGCAACCCAGATGAGGTGGAGTACGAGGTGTGGGTGAACCCGTCAGTACCTGGCTACGACGATCGCAACGCGGTGGCGCCCATGTACGGCATGTGGGAGAACTGCATTTCATGTGGCACGGCAACGGCGTGGGTCGTGCGCCCGCAGCGCATCACGTGCCGCGGGTACAACGAGCACGgcagggagaaggtgcaAGTACTAGATGGAATGCGAGCGCGCTGCCTCATGCACGAGCTGGACCACTTGATGGGCAAGACTATCTTCCATCAAACGATGGGACCAGAGTTTGTGGTGAGttcggtggcgatggcgcagcgACACCTTTGGCCGGCCAACTTTCCGTCTGCCGAGGCGTACGTTACTATTCCTGGTCAGTTTTTCGACTACGTGCAGAACACGACAGTGATTCCGCCAGGAATGGAGTGGTGGTACGCACAAAACATGCGAAATGAGTTTGGTAACGAGCGTATTGAACCGTAA
- a CDS encoding hypothetical protein (TriTrypDB/GeneDB-style sysID: LpmP.32.1390) has product MEHILQRARVLLPRRGWRIGLIKEFYPRGPSLLGLNVSAGREVCIRFRVPGKKSEFLPFHEVLCTALHEFTHCAHSQHNRSFWNLYYDLVKECEALEVTMIQQGKQLYPDISYTPMGSSSTASQKSRAGRRDRTVALPGSSPGGRHCLGAGDAGGGGKARGGGMHTCSRTAAQAITTAGRTTFSSSPSAKRSTAFPGKGRRLGGSGVHQHGTLVGFAPTRDALRRILADAAERRRVQQPPSAVTAKLDTGSLVLSTDNRTFSQDGGQSDVDDNNAPDCVPQSFSDELNGDSWRCSRCGFLNDGDVAGSCAFCADCNDGDDAEAPSLKQPPLDSDHPPLEISRVVVSSVTASNTVPEQPPPPQQGEGTSKEKCILVSDNDDN; this is encoded by the coding sequence ATGGAGCACATTTTACAGCGTGCCCGTGTACTGCTCCCGCGCCGCGGCTGGCGCATTGGTCTCATCAAGGAGTTCTACCCACGCGGGCCCTCACTGCTCGGACTCAATGTAAGTGCCGGCAGGGAGGTATGCATTCGCTTTCGTGTTCCCGGCAAGAAAAGCGAGTTCTTGCCATTTCACGAAGTGCTCTGCACGGCCTTGCATGAATTTACGCACTGTGCGCACTCCCAGCACAATCGTTCCTTCTGGAACCTCTACTACGATTTAGTGAAGGAGTGCGAGGCGCTGGAAGTGACCATGATCCAGCAGGGCAAGCAGCTCTACCCAGACATCTCCTACACACCGATGGgctcctcttccactgcgTCGCAGAAGAGCCGCGCTGGTCGTAGGGACAGAACTGTAGCATTACCCGGCAGCTCTCCAGGTGGACGCCATTGCTTAGGTGCCGGGGACGCCGGTGGAGGCGGTAAGGCACGTGGCGGTGGAATGCACACGTGCAGCCGCACTGCCGCACAGGCCATCACCACGGCCGGCCGCACAACCTTCAGCTCGAGCCCCTCAGCAAAGAGAAGTACGGCTTTTCCTGGGAAGGGACGGCGCCTCGGCGGAAGTGGAGTTCACCAGCACGGTACCCTGGTCGGTTTCGCCCCGACACGCGACGCACTGCGTCGAATTCTTGCCGATGCAGCGGAGAGGCGACGTGTGCAGCAACCCCCGTCAGCAGTAACGGCCAAGCTGGACACTGGGTCTCTAGTTCTATCAACTGATAACAGGACTTTTTCACAGGATGGGGGGCAATCTGATGTGGACGACAACAACGCGCCGGACTGCGTTCCACAGAGCTTTTCAGATGAACTGAACGGTGAcagctggaggtgctcgcgCTGCGGTTTCCTCAACGATGGTGATGTAGCCGGTAGCTGCGCGTTCTGCGCCGATTGCAATGACGGTGATGACGCGGAGGCGCCATCGCTGAAGCAGCCTCCACTCGACAGTGATCACCCGCCACTAGAAATCTCTAGGGTAGTCGTCTCCTCGGTCACCGCCTCCAATACGGTGCCCgagcagccaccaccaccacagcagggCGAGGGCACCTCAAAAGAGAAGTGTATTCTTGTGAGCGACAATGACGACAATTAG
- a CDS encoding hypothetical protein (TriTrypDB/GeneDB-style sysID: LpmP.32.1400) encodes MKALSSVSVDGIGVEDGIYVNFFSVDGKAAMLACDMYGVLPQNLLYLPKEMFLQTRDESEQIVLVRYTMCERSRQGTFRTLLGAKSKLIAEGKVEALWEERCRALPDAAPRPRFAEQQLKEATTAFDTDSESDSEQQIDERGMLKPPPPPPSSAPPFTFAGPGNEAAAQAAASEEDGLPTAAINTPYGGVQDSNSPPPLRTQASSDAACETRIGSNTAVTTDNAMPAVDAQRMTQQPYGDWCQYKLVKPLPLPRRRHLRTQPPTLPKPYFPRVCETLRIEEAELAVAQHELSRYTTKVAKQLQARQQERFSGLHTHGHSTSLPPLTFSLSHSTTGTHLPQSVELRNRREHAAIMRVAQLRVCSLNERYEQARSIGEEMEAIPTLGTLEHMLKYQQSIGVTPEFEDRIQAKAEREESLAAARQAMREAEWERVYAMEEKAQHAKEVREVAHEKTKGIAAEAQRVQRLITMWKQAAAIRQQETHLNQILHRSAVRHAKADTYIEAKRASASMLRYHHDQQEMHRRQLRNMIRDMMIRKNFAADEVTDWEKDIVA; translated from the coding sequence ATGAAGGCACTCAGCTCTGTCAGCGTGGACGGAATCGGCGTGGAGGATGGCATCTATGTCAACTTCTTCAGTGTTGATGGAAAGGCCGCAATGCTCGCGTGTGACATGTACGGTGTCCTTCCCCAAAACCTTCTCTACTTGCCAAAAGAGATGTTTCTCCAGACAAGAGATGAGAGTGAGCAAATTGTGCTGGTGCGGTACACCATGTGCGAGCGTAGCCGCCAAGGCACCTTTCGCACCTTGCTTGGTGCCAAGTCGAAGCTGATCGCCGAGGGTAAAGTGGAGGCGCTGTGGGAGGAACGGTGTCGCGCCCTGCCagacgcggcgccgcgcccgCGCTTTGCAGAACAGCAACTGAAAGAGGCCACCACGGCATTTGACACAGACAGCGAGAGTGACAGCGAGCAGCAGATCGACGAGCGCGGCATGCTgaagccaccgccgccgccgccgtcgtctgcACCGCCGTTTACTTTTGCCGGCCCAGGCAACGAGGCAGCCGCACAGGCTGCCGcgtcggaggaggacggaTTGCCCACGGCGGCGATTAACACACCGTACGGCGGTGTGCAAGACTCGAactctccgccgccgctacgCACGCAGGCTTCCTCTGACGCAGCCTGCGAAACACGCATAGGTTCGAACACGGCAGTCACAACTGACAATGCCATGCCCGCCGTTGACGCGCAACGCATGACCCAACAGCCGTACGGCGACTGGTGCCAATACAAACTTGTCAAGCCGCTACCACTGCCTCGGAGACGCcacctgcgcacgcagccaCCAACTTTACCGAAACCGTACTTCCCACGCGTGTGTGAGACGCTTCGCATCGAAGAGGCAGAACTCGCCGTCGCGCAACACGAACTCTCTCGCTATACTACGAAGGTAGCGAAGCAACTACAGGCGAGACAGCAGGAGCGATTCAGTggcctccacacacacgggcacaGCACCTCCCTACCTCCTCtcaccttctccctttcgcaTAGCACCACTGGTACTCATCTGCCCCAGTCTGTGGAGCTTCGCAATCGTCGAGAGCATGCCGCAATAATGCGGGTGGCGCaactgcgtgtgtgctcgttgAATGAGCGCTACGAGCAAGCCCGCTCTATCGGCGAGGAAATGGAAGCCATTCCAACCCTTGGTACACTGGAGCACATGCTCAAGTATCAACAATCCATCGGCGTGACTCCCGAGTTCGAGGACCGCATTCAGGCCAAAGCAGAACGCGAGGAATCCCTCGCGGCAGCTCGACAGGCGATGCGGGAGGCTGAGTGGGAGCGAGTGTACgcgatggaggagaaggcgcagcacGCGAAAGAGGTACGGGAGGTGGCGCATGAAAAGACGAAGGGTATCGCTGCCGAGGCGCAGCGAGTGCAGCGACTCATCACAATGTGGAagcaggcggcggccatTCGGCAACAGGAAACACACTTGAACCAAATTCTTCACCGAAGTGCCGTGCGGCATGCTAAGGCGGACACCTACATTGAGGCGAAGCGCGCGTCTGCCAGCATGCTGCGGTACCACCATGACCAACAGGAGATGCACCGCCGTCAGCTGCGCAACATGATTCGCGATATGATGATCCGAAAGAATTTCGCTGCAGACGAGGTGACCGATTGGGAGAAGGACATCGTCGCATAA